Proteins encoded by one window of Archaeoglobus veneficus SNP6:
- a CDS encoding formylmethanofuran--tetrahydromethanopterin N-formyltransferase yields the protein MLEINGVPVEDTYCEAFEGIYSRIIVTAKHGWLLKKAAYGATALPSTVFGESEGGIEAWLSPEETPDGRVGAILQIWVPKTKNFMDKLMREMGKRIRQGILVVPTTRVFNATQSDTSFDAEINVGRCGDGYEWEEECWGRKVVVVPIMFGEFTIERYIGYAEGVAGGNVWFFCESEEAALEAGEAAVEALKKVEGVITSFDICSAGSKVETKYPEIGPTTNHYYCPTLKGKIPDSKVPDGVKSIPEIVINGVSLEAVEKAMYVCMDVASKVDGVVKLSAGNYGGKLGKYKIYLKDLVEKFEQ from the coding sequence ATGCTCGAAATTAACGGTGTGCCTGTTGAGGATACATACTGCGAGGCATTTGAGGGAATCTACTCGAGGATTATCGTCACGGCAAAGCATGGCTGGTTACTCAAAAAAGCCGCCTACGGCGCAACTGCTCTACCTTCAACCGTCTTCGGCGAGTCTGAAGGCGGTATCGAGGCGTGGCTCTCTCCAGAAGAGACGCCGGACGGAAGAGTTGGGGCAATTCTTCAGATATGGGTCCCAAAGACAAAGAACTTCATGGATAAGCTGATGCGAGAAATGGGAAAGCGAATACGGCAGGGGATACTCGTCGTTCCTACAACGAGAGTCTTCAACGCGACGCAGAGCGACACCAGCTTTGATGCGGAAATAAACGTCGGGCGATGTGGTGATGGCTACGAGTGGGAAGAAGAGTGCTGGGGAAGAAAGGTTGTTGTAGTCCCCATAATGTTCGGCGAATTTACAATAGAGCGCTACATAGGCTATGCTGAGGGCGTTGCTGGAGGAAATGTATGGTTCTTTTGCGAAAGCGAAGAAGCGGCGCTTGAAGCTGGAGAAGCGGCTGTAGAGGCATTGAAAAAGGTTGAGGGAGTTATAACATCCTTCGATATATGTTCCGCAGGCTCGAAAGTTGAGACGAAGTATCCCGAAATAGGCCCCACGACGAACCACTACTACTGTCCGACGTTGAAAGGCAAAATTCCGGATTCCAAGGTTCCTGACGGCGTAAAATCTATCCCCGAAATCGTGATTAATGGTGTAAGTCTTGAAGCTGTCGAGAAGGCCATGTACGTCTGCATGGATGTTGCAAGCAAGGTTGACGGTGTGGTAAAACTCTCTGCAGGGAACTACGGAGGAAAGCTCGGGAAATACAAGATCTATCTGAAAGATCTGGTTGAGAAGTTCGAGCAATGA
- a CDS encoding CBS domain-containing protein, translated as MIEVLPPFEYFKNQKPFSFLNDDELAEIIRGLESEIFRKGATIFRRGGKPLKYVYIVKCGRVELRDGTNEVLTEGDLFGVASALSGNPPRFTAVALEDSVCYLIRRNSFLKIFNSNQKFADFFTSLLSRRLSSLLKLSKKAGHGLDRLYSVRVADVVSRDAVTCTPETSVLEAAQIMDRNKVGSVVVVNGKKPVGIFTQRDLMKLVARGVNLEESVGSYMTSPIISVSESDSLIDAYLAIVTNAINHIVVMSNGDVKGVVSTKDILLRLSSASSLLSISRKIVRAGIDELEDVMDEARTSIEDMISSGADFEEMSKIACGLYELIVKRCAKLTLDGCVFLAGDFGRGEAVLPPVHMGVIADDWQKFVNAARRIGLQPIDVSNSMDGWFETINEWFSHPDEFAWEILRFMDTRHIFGPKDAYATWKKKFEEELERRAEDVARVFAAESRKEGDMAKALLYAIKAAELRGIRDEEAIEAYRVVRDVTTRRTLGCPLSKIDELLLKEAGKILARLQESL; from the coding sequence ATGATTGAGGTGCTGCCCCCCTTCGAGTACTTCAAAAATCAAAAGCCCTTCTCATTTCTGAATGACGACGAACTTGCCGAAATAATCAGGGGCCTCGAATCCGAAATTTTCCGAAAAGGAGCTACCATATTCAGGAGGGGGGGCAAGCCTCTAAAGTACGTCTATATCGTCAAATGCGGAAGGGTGGAGCTGAGAGATGGGACGAATGAAGTTCTAACTGAGGGAGACTTATTTGGCGTTGCTTCAGCCTTAAGTGGAAACCCTCCGCGGTTTACGGCCGTAGCGCTCGAGGATTCGGTCTGCTACCTCATAAGGAGGAATAGCTTTCTGAAGATATTCAACTCAAACCAGAAGTTTGCCGACTTCTTTACAAGCCTCCTGTCCAGAAGGCTCTCATCTCTGCTGAAACTTTCGAAGAAAGCTGGCCACGGTCTCGACAGGCTCTACAGCGTGAGAGTTGCAGATGTCGTTTCTCGAGACGCTGTAACCTGCACACCGGAAACGAGCGTGCTTGAAGCCGCTCAAATTATGGACAGGAACAAGGTAGGCTCTGTCGTGGTTGTCAATGGTAAGAAGCCCGTAGGTATATTCACCCAGAGAGACCTCATGAAGCTCGTTGCAAGAGGCGTTAACCTCGAGGAGAGTGTTGGTTCGTACATGACCTCGCCCATTATCTCCGTAAGCGAATCAGACAGTCTCATCGATGCGTATCTCGCTATCGTCACGAACGCCATAAACCACATAGTTGTGATGAGCAACGGAGATGTTAAAGGCGTTGTTTCAACGAAAGACATCCTGCTAAGGCTCAGTTCAGCATCTTCTCTCCTATCAATTTCGAGAAAGATCGTAAGGGCCGGAATAGATGAGCTCGAGGATGTGATGGACGAGGCGAGAACATCCATAGAGGATATGATATCGAGCGGTGCGGACTTTGAGGAGATGTCAAAGATAGCCTGCGGGCTCTACGAACTCATTGTGAAGAGATGTGCCAAGCTGACCCTCGACGGCTGCGTATTCCTTGCAGGCGACTTCGGGAGAGGTGAAGCTGTTCTCCCGCCAGTTCACATGGGAGTGATAGCCGACGACTGGCAGAAGTTCGTCAACGCCGCAAGGAGGATAGGACTACAGCCAATCGATGTCTCGAACTCCATGGATGGCTGGTTCGAAACTATCAACGAATGGTTCTCGCATCCCGACGAATTTGCATGGGAAATTCTGAGGTTCATGGATACCCGGCATATCTTTGGCCCGAAAGATGCCTATGCTACCTGGAAGAAGAAGTTCGAGGAGGAACTTGAAAGGAGAGCAGAAGATGTGGCGAGAGTTTTCGCAGCAGAATCTCGGAAGGAAGGAGATATGGCTAAAGCACTGCTCTATGCCATAAAGGCTGCGGAGCTGAGAGGAATCAGAGATGAAGAGGCAATAGAGGCGTACAGGGTTGTCAGAGACGTAACGACCAGGAGGACTCTCGGATGTCCGCTGAGCAAGATAGATGAGTTGCTTTTGAAGGAGGCAGGCAAAATCCTCGCAAGACTGCAGGAAAGCCTATGA
- a CDS encoding RNA 2'-phosphotransferase, which yields MEEIGRISRFLSGLLRHFPHKFGVKVDSEGWASLEDVERVIKERYGAGMDIIRHIVNNDPKGRFEIKDGRIRARYGHSIAINTRWSEDGSIPPKLYHGTRPEVVKSIMQHGLLPMRRLEVHLSGSVEEAIDVGRRHCPKPVVLEIDAEGMMGEGIEIRKKGSVYTADFVPPKFIRVLKNHENSVYYSHSPH from the coding sequence GTGGAAGAGATCGGCAGAATCAGCAGATTCCTCAGCGGGCTGCTGAGACACTTTCCTCACAAATTCGGTGTTAAAGTAGATTCGGAGGGCTGGGCAAGTCTCGAGGACGTGGAGAGAGTGATTAAAGAGAGGTACGGTGCTGGAATGGACATAATCAGGCACATCGTGAATAACGATCCAAAAGGGAGATTTGAGATAAAAGATGGCAGAATCAGGGCGAGGTACGGCCACAGTATTGCCATCAACACGAGATGGAGTGAGGATGGCAGCATCCCACCAAAGCTCTACCACGGAACGAGGCCAGAGGTGGTTAAATCCATTATGCAGCACGGCTTGCTGCCCATGCGCAGGTTAGAAGTTCATCTGAGCGGAAGCGTTGAGGAGGCCATAGATGTTGGCAGGAGGCACTGCCCGAAACCTGTCGTGCTGGAAATCGATGCTGAGGGGATGATGGGGGAAGGGATTGAGATAAGGAAGAAGGGTAGTGTCTACACAGCAGATTTCGTCCCACCGAAGTTCATACGGGTTTTAAAGAATCATGAAAACTCTGTATACTATTCTCATTCTCCCCATTGA